GAATAGCATTCTAATATTcacaaaatatataatatagcTTCTTTTAGAATTTTAAGCAACTACAAATATTTATTCTAGCAGAATGCATATGAAAAAGTCAATATCCATCCTGACAGAGTTGTGGTGATCGAATGCcaaattttccaaaataaaacctaattttaaaacatttacccAAAAGTACAACCAATCACTAacccaaaaaaagaaaaaaaaaacattcaaacACAAAACAACCCTAACCACGCAATATACTTTTCAAACTATAAAAATCTAACCTTGAGGAGGATCAACAAAATCGTCATTATCTATGTTCAAGGTTGTATCTGCCATGTTCTTGAACTTTGTCTTCAAATTCAACCTTGATCGTGAACTTCGATTCCTCGTTCTCTTAGAATCTTCTATCTCGATTAATTGTAAAGCTAGAATTTTTTAGAGTTTCCAAGGTAGATTGATtgttaattttatataattaggTCTACAAATGCTTTGTGACTAAGCTTAATTCTATAATATCAATTCCGATTTCATGCTCAGATAAAAAGGGTTTGGATGGTTACTGTGTGGAAGAATGTGGGGAGAATACGACCAGTTAAGCAAATAATATGGTGTTTCCTAATTGGAAGGTAAGCAATTGTATATTCTTACCCTTCAATACTCGTTTTCTTTAATCAGATggtattttacttttttttttcctatGAAAATCACTTtactaaaataatttaaattgGGGGTCTACATTCATCCCTACATCCATACAATATTTATCATccacaaaataacctaaccctatatatatatatatatatatatatatatatatatatatatatatatatatatatatatatatatatatatatatatatatatatatatatatatatatatatatatatattaccaaaaCCTTGTCAAACATAGCAATGAAAATTGGTTTTATATTTTAATGACATTGTTATAAATCATTAGATATTTGATATTTCAAAGTAATATGTTATAATTTTCAGAAATTAAGATGCTATAATAAAAATCTAGAAGTATGTTGCTACTTTTTTTTCATTTATCCATTTTTTAAGTAAATCCAAGAAGTAACAATGTACTTTTAATTCTAAAACAGTATACCTAAACTATGATGatgtaataaaaagaaataaaatatgattaatatttattctttttaatgATTGTTTACAATTTcaattacataaaaaaaaattactatGTGATCTACTGAAACATAAATTACGAAATCTTAAACTAAAAACACATGGGAAAACCAATTTACTTATGCCATAGTTTTTGCAAAATCATTTTATgccatattttctataaaatcatattaataaatcaagttGATAGAACATGAATTTTGTCATATTTTCTGCAAAATCACTTTATGATATATTTTCTGCATAATCATAATATAAAGACTTTCAAGATAAAATTATAAAGTACGTTTTTCTTTCTCATATTCAATAAAAACCTACATTTTAATAATACCACCAAAATACGATGAGTGCAATTTTGTCACAACTTAGTACTAATTTTTCAACTCAAGAATGTAACGTTGTTTGAAGTAATTTTGGGTAAGAAGAGAACAACCTTATAAATTTGTTCTGCTATAATTTGTCTAACTTCATCCTGACATTATCCAATTTACTACTTGAACAAATTTCCTGATTTGTTCATTGGGGAAGTAAATTAACCATTGGACCAGTGTCAATAAGTTTAAGCTCAATAATCAAAAATAGGGTTCAAGCCCTTTACTTGGCCCGTGTAGGGTTGGATAACGAAGATGGCCGATGAAATCACCAAAATCAGAAATTAAAttctccctaataaataaagaacttttttGCCACATGACATGTTCTCATTCAATTTGACAAATGTCAATTTGtggtaattttgaattaatttatttttccaaatgtcattttataggttttcctattttattaaacttcatataatattttaaagtgATAATTGCAataatcctctctaataaataaaaaactttttttgccacatgttctCCTTCAATTTGACAAGTGTCAATTTGTGGTAATTTTGAATTAACTTTTTTTCttccaaatgtcattttataggtTTTCCTATTCTATTAAagttcatataatattttaatgtaataatttcaataaatatagtaataaatggatatcaattttattaatgagtttaccttctaatttcaaaaattttaaattaaagtttattagtttatttatttatttatttaaatttaaaagataaagaacatttcaattttaacaattcattatttttttttcttataaattcaaacttctccaTTATTTATacctttatatttaacttttttttttaaattaacccatgtaatacatgtgtctcacaactagtaaaatgaataaaaatcaaaCCTGTATAATTCTCAACATTACACATTTCAAACATTTATACATTGAACCATTCTACAACCGATAACAAAATTTACCCAACTTAATTGTTAAATATATCTGGTGAAGAAAAAAAATCAGGAAAAAAGGTGAAAAGAATAATAGAAATATTGTTCCTAAAATGAGGAAACAAAATGTACTATTTCAGAAAGTTGTTCCTTCTTCTCGAGTGAAACCTAAAAAAGCAAAATTTTTAAACATGATCATtagaaaaagataaaaataaaaataaaatgaaggaTATTCTTGTTATATTATTTATAAACCCCATATCAGTAAACTGTCCATACTCCTCAATGACATGACTTTGTTGATCTCCCAAAGTCTCACAAAACCAACATTAACCTATCAAAAAACACATGTTTAAATACTATAACTCCATCCGACAATTTTACAGTCCCTATGAAGGATCATGATAATCAGAATCTGCAACCATTTATTTAAAGAAAGCCAACCATATTAGTTAAACTTGCAAATATCATCACTACCAAATAAATAAAACTCACCATGTGAGACACCTCCCTATACAATTGAGAATAAGAGCCCTGAAATTATATGTGTACCTTGAAAGCCTCATCGTTTTTGACCCAGTTCTAGAATCTCAAACACGTACAACCTAGAAAATGTTCAACATTTTTAAGATATAAACAATTTGTATAGTAATTGCAATGCTACGTTTTGTATTATTGAAGGAGTATACATATTCTATCCCACCTGATAGTAGAAGAGTTCCCTAATCATTTATTGGTAATTTATATACATACTCCTAATGTCCTTTAGCAACAATGGGAACATTTAGTTGATGTTGATTTGTATGTGATGCTTTTGAAGCTACTTGTTCACCAAAAAAATAGAGAAACATAACAGAGATTAAATAATGAAACTACTCTTTCGGTATCAAATTGAATAAGATGATGACTAAGATTGAATAAAAATAGGTTAGTTTTTAAAGGGGCCTACAATTCTAACACTTATAACTCCTATTTAGGACGATCTAACTAACAAATGATATGTATTTGCATTTTCAACCCTTACATTTTACAATTTCATCCCATCAAATTTTATCTTACTCTTCGTTTACCTCTTTTAATATATAAAAGAGTAATTTACacgaatagtccctatggtttggggtaattttcaCGCTTgctccctaacttatttttttaactcggaaagaccctactgtttgtttttgttacgcgcttggtcccgattgtttgtttttgttatgtgttTGGTCCCTGTATTACCTagaagactattatttaaatagagaaaaaatgGTGGGGTATGTAAGGTAAGATGAGGAGGGTGGGGCTGGGGGtgcgtttatttaaataaattaaaaaaatcaagggaaaagtatttttttttaggtaaaatagggaccaaacacgtaacaaaaataaacagtagagaccttccaagttaaaaaacaAGTTAGAGACTAAACGTGCAAATTacaccaaaccataaggaccatttgtgtaatttactctatataaAAATCCAAATTTTACCTCTATTATATATCATGAACAGTTTACTTTATTTAAAACAgtgacaaaaatggtccctatggtatgcatttttttttggGATTTTAGTCCAAACAACGACTTTTTTGGCTTTGTGGTCCTTTTGGActagtttgtatgtgaaaatagtcctttagaaaattgaaatgactataatacacttggggtatttatttttcattttttgtaaatttaatatttatttatttattttaacaattaaaaaatagaggacccacctctctctctctctctctctctctctctgaaagaTGCTTTCAGTGAGAAACCTAGTTGCTTACCTCTCCCTCATCTTTTTCCCAACTGGTGCCATTTCCCCTTCTAAAGATATCACGTTTCATTGATCGATTCCTTATTTTCCTTCGCTGCTTCAAGATTGCCAGTAGACCAAATCCATCATCGTCGCGTTATCAATGCTCGCCGGACCACCTTGCAAAAACCCCATTAAACTTGCAACTCATTGCTTCATCCCACGCTTCCTAATCTTTCTGTCGTTCCGTATCACCACTTGCGACCCCTTCCAGCGAAGCAATCCATTGAAACCAGTGATACATCAATCCAATGTGAAGCCACCCTATTCAAAATCCCGTAAATCGAATCCATCCTGTTCGAAATCCGATTCATCACCACCAACAGAGCTTTAAAAACTTCGTGAATCTTTTGATTTTTGTTTCCGTATAATACATCAAGGTCCTATACTGGATCATATTAAAATATTCACAGATCTTGACACATGAGTTGAATACTCCGGCTATTacctgtttttgcttatgtggcaGCCATCTGGCACATGAGTTGAATACGTTGCACCTACATGGCATTGTGCTTATATCATCTTCGTTTACAGTATAAGAAGTCATTCAATTACACCTGATTTTGAACCCTAGATCGACGATggcttcttcttcctcatcttatTCTTCAAAACGACAAGATGATTTTCAAGCTGATCATCCATGTGATTGCAACTTACCATCTCGTGTGAAGACTTCAAGAACTCCTGACAATCCTGGAAGAAAATTTAGAGTTTGTCAAAACTCGATGGTAAGCTGAATACATTCCAACTTTCTTCTTCTCCATCTTGTTGAATaccctttcttcttcttcatcctttagcctaacattttttttaatttttcttcaaGAATGGAAAAAGTCCAAGCTATAAATTCTGGCAATGGCTGGATGAGGATGAAGGGAGGAGAGATGGAAGAAAGCCTTACTGGAGGAAACCAGAAGAAAGCTGTAATTTAACCTTGAAAATTTGCACTTTGGAGAATGAAATCAGCATATGTAGAATGAAGATCGAAGAAGAAAAGAACACCAATTTTGTTAATAGACAGGAATTGGACAAAGTCAAGTGGGAGTTGTTTACTCACAAATTGGCACTGATTTTGTTATTTGTAATTTATGTGAAAATGTGGATTTCATTGTAGTTCATGATGTATTAGGGTTGAATGATGTAGTTCATGATTGAAACATGACTGGTATTAGAATGATGTAGTCCACCTGTTATTGTGTAtggttatgtatgttatgaatggATGGAATTTTTGTTACATGTTTTTTCTTCTGAAGTTTTTATTACATGTTTAGAATGAAAAGTAATTAAACACTGGAATGGTATACATTGAAACATTGGGATGTAATATAATATAATCTAACATGGGAATGTAACATTGGATTCCAGGaaacattgtttacaaaacaaTGGAATTTAACACAGTTACAGATGCATTACTGCCAAAAGGTACACATATCACTAGACAAAAGATTCCCAGTCAATGATGCcaaaaaaaacaacaaattaTCAAATTCTATTCCAATTCCATTGGTTTATCACAACTACTCCCCTCTTTTCCCTCCCACTTCTTTCTTATTTAAATTTTTGTGATTCTTTCTAAAGCTTTCCTTCTTCTCTTTCCCTGTAGAACCTGAAATGCTGGTACTTCCATCATATGCTCCTCTTCCACTGGATCTTGAACTGCAGTCTGTCCTTGGTCATCTTGTCCAACTGGATCTTGAATTACTTCAACTTCAACCTGTTCAACTTGATCTACATCTCCAGCCCGGTATTCACCTTCTTCAACTTCAACTTCAACAAGTGCTTCAACATGTTCTTCAACTTCAACCTGTTCTTCAACCCCTCCAACTTCAACCTGTTTTTCAACCCCTCCAACTTCAACCTGTTCTTCAGCTTCAACCTCAGGTTGGTCTACATCTCCATATGTATGATTACCCTCTTCAAAATCAACTTCATAAGACTCCACCTCACTATCAGGCTCCCTTTGAACTTCACTGTCACTATCACTTTCCAAATCAACTTCTTGATTCAATTCAACCTTCACTTTACCTGTTATGAAATAACTCAAATGTTAGAATTAGAAGCTGTTTTATTGTAATCAAAAGGTAAATGAGGAGAAATACCTTTTTTGTTGgcttttttattttttgactttgactttggattTGAGGATTCCCCAATTGGTTTTTGAGGACATTTTTCTTTATTATGCCCTGATTCTCTACATATGTTGCATCTCATAGCAATTCCCCTTTTTGAGACTGTATGCTTATTGCCCTTTAGTTCATTCTCAATCTGATCACTTTTCCTTTTTGTTGATGGTCTTCCTGGCATTCTTCTCATTTTGGGAGACAATGGCTTGATGTAATCCACATCCGGCCACATATCACTACCATTTAGTGGATTAATGGTGTACAAGTAGGCATTACAAAACATTGTTGTGGTCAACCATGGTGATACATAGTCCTCTGGATCCCTATTAAGGTTTAAAATTGCAGCCTATGCATGTACACAAGGGTAACCAGTTAATTGCCAGCCTCTACATCCACATGTTTTCTTACCAAGGTCTACATCATATGCATCTTGTAAAAGTCTCACTTCAAATTGTTGATAACCAGATGGTACAACTCTCCAAAATCTGTCCACATACACTTAAATGTAAGTATACACAATTGAATGTCAAACATATAAGATGTAAGTATATAAGAGGTATTCAATCACTAACCTTTGAAGTGTCTTAATCTTGGACAATTTCAGTCTGATGGTAGGACATATGTTTAAGTCTCCCCAAGAACTTCCATTACTTTTTTGTATACACAGTCTCTCCATCACATAAATTCTAATTTCCTCTAACATAGTGATTAGAGGTCTCTTCCTGGCAGCTGCAATGATTGAGTTAAAACTCTCAGAAACACCATTCTCATATGCATCACAtgccctatcagtctgaaaaaaTGCTTTACTCCAAGTTTTAGGGTCCTTCTCCATTAGATGATCATAGGCTAGTGGTTCTATCTTCTTAATTTCATTCATATGTTGCTCAAATTTAGCCTGGGTGGAAGAAGCAGCAGCTCTCCAGAAAAGTGTACTGAACTGTTGACCCTTGAATTTTTTCATGAAATTAGCACATATGTGTCTTGCATATTGTCTATGCTCTGCTGCAGGTACCCTTTCCTTGACAGCCTCAAGTAATCCCTGTCAGCAttacaaacaaaacataaacttcaTATAAATTAAGTATTAAATAAAGAGAGCATATAAAATCATTACTTTATGCTGGTCTGATATTAATGTGAACCCATGTCCATTTCCCATTCCAATGTCAACAAGGAGAAGGTCAACAAACCACTTCCATGTTTCCTTACTCTCAACTGCAACCACAGCCTAAGCAAGAGGGTAGATATGGCTGTTTGCATCCCTACCTACAGCAGCAAGTAACTGACCTCTGCAAACACCTTTTAAGAAGCAGCCATCTAGTCCAATTACCCTTCTACAACCTTTAATCCATCCATCCTTCATACCCTTTAAACATACATAGAACTTTGAGAAGTAAGTGGCTCCATCAGGCATGGCATCAACATCCATCTTCACTGTTGATCTAGGGTTAGTCCTTCTTAGCTCTTCTCCATAGCTCCAAGTTTTAGCATAGTGTTCCTTTAAAGTACCCTTTATCTCCTTAAATGCATACCTCTTTGCATTTCTGCACTGTCCTACACTTGCAATCAAATTAAATGTCTTGCTAATTTTAGCCTTCAATTTCCTTACACTCATTTTGGTTTCTAGAGAATTTGATTCATGAAATGATTACCTGTCCATTTATAGGTAACAATGGACCCAAATTTGAAGACTCTTGAGCAATTGTGGTTATCAATTAAAGATTTAATCTTGAATGACCTTTCATTGCTCATCCAGGTTGCCCACAACCTAAAGGGACAACCTTTATTCCTCTTGTTCTTCTTACCTTTACAACACTTCACCAGTAACCTGTTATGATCACTTTTTTCATACCACAAGTCATACCCATTCTTCACTACATAATTGGTTAGACATAGCTTCAATTGCATTGGGTTTGCAAACTTCATACCTAGAATTGGCATCATCTTATCCCATGCTTGGTTCTCATCATGGACAGGGAATACAACCTTCTCATCTTTTCCATCATTAGGTTCATCATCATCACTAAGCTTACCTGAAAGTTTGTTTAAAAAATCGTCACCAACAGTTTTGTTAACGGTATGgacttcttcatcatcttcatgcTCATATGCCATAATACCATCCAAGTTATCATCTTCTTCACTATCATCCTCTTATACATTCTAATCCTCTTCTACATTCTCATCCTCTTCTTCATTATCATACCCATTACCATCTGATAACACCTCATTTTCAGCCCAATCAAGGATTGGATCATTTTGTTGGTCAATGTAGACATCCAACTCAGCTTCAGGAGTATAAGTAGCTTCAACAAACTCCCAATAATCAGCATCACTATCGATTCTTATAATAGCCTCACCTAAGGTTTCCTTTCTACTATAGTAGTACACATTATCACAACTTCCATCTGTTAAATTCCTAAGCCACAAAAGAAACTCTTTGTAGGAAAACCCTCCAAAATCGACATCACGCACTGTTATCTTTTCGAGGTCTAAGTATTTCAACGAATTTCGGGAAAATACTCCACTGTAATGAACATCTACAGTTAAATACATATCTGTATGTGATTAGGACGCCATCTTACAGTCGACTTCAACACGTGATTATGGTGAATTTGGTGAATTTGGTGAATCGAATCTAGGTGAATCGAATCTACAATCAGGAGGTGATTATGTTGAAATTGAACGTATAGAACCCTAATTAAATGACAGAGGGGAGTAATGGCCACCTAAGAATCCACATAATTAGCTTTAAATGAGTAACACTGAGTAAAAACGATGCAACCGGTTAAAACGAGCAAAAACAGGTAGTAGCCGGTCATAttacctaaatatgaacaaaactaaCAAGTTTGTTCCATTAATGAGAACAAAAAAAGAATATTACCTATATGTGGACAATCGAAATAGTTAGTTACCttcataagtcattttcccaacaaaaaaatgcataccatagtgaccatttttgcatttttgtctaaagtatataattataatttatgTATTACTTTTTAACAAACTAAATCATAAAACACGTTTCAAATACATACCACTATTGAATAAAAGATCAATTAAAACTGTACATTATCATAAGAAGTAAGCTTTTAAATTACAATATTAATTAAAACCACATTAACTCCCTTACGAATATATattgtaacgcctggttccttggtacgcatttaatttaattatctatttattttaaaagaaggactcgacgagttggtggccctaATGCGTCAAGTAGAAGGCAGATTAAGGCGCGGGTTTTAAgttatctactcgacgagtcaagccctcgactcgacgagtagataggccagggtgaaaccctaatttcagggttttgcaccgtATTTAATCATCCTAAACCCCACCCCTTGGCCTCATTTATAGCCTCCTTGTCCTAAACCTTAATCCATGCAACCCTAGAGAATTTTGGGAGTGTGTGAGCCATctttgagtgttttgtgtgttctTCAAGCCTAGAAGAagaagtaattagtcttaattttccaatacttgaaagttctcattcatcatgctatacaacttgcatgattccaagttccggtccaattgaaacttgggtgatgagaatctttccttatttggtaaatttagacattaccacaaatgaaagaatcaatttcatatttccactcttgctgttactagaatcatataagcaacaatatttcctcaaatgtcattgtaaggacattttaaaataaataaaatcaaaaaatttcttttattttaaaactttgcggaaaaacttatccttacaatccatatgaaacttgttgttatctattcctaagcaatatctcataactcctaagaagtagctcaagaatccgatctttaaaCTATGcggtagaaatccatctacgccatcagattcaacatattctttctttaagtttcttcacttttctttgatacttaaaacatcaccatgtgacccagtcacatcatgtatcaagaatctcagaatagaaacttagcagagttagatagtggactttacctaaagtagagtcaaacttattgactttaacacccttaggtaaattggcagattcgcaaccaatgcccctttctttggcaatataaacatatggaccctttgataatggtacacgggactatcacagacttagcttttgtctttaccatttggtcaaccgagttgacaatggccgatccctttccattgggaagagaatgcttttctggatttcctgtgtcacgattgtcaatgtccatcaagttttaaggaaattgatcttaacaaatagataagatcattaagggtcttgtgaTAGTCTATTTCATatgtgtcccaaaggaactcactatgtgacttagaaagtgattgaaccaccaactttctcaagactttgacacccaactctcctggcttctcaatatgtgactacatctccaagatgtgaccacacatagaccttgccttgccaatagggcctgagtgaccttaaacttttcaagaacttgtgggttagggagaataatttgaagaggtgaagaagtatgatatccatgggacatcatcttcattaggaaagcttgtttcaagagatttggggagatcataaatgtctaaaccagacatcttttgggagatattcaagatagttgatcttaagtccttaatatgacacccaatatgaaatattaaggctaggacccaacaaactattttataacttagaagatggatgccgtaatccaagctataaaataattgaaggtaggtgaatgacgattcaccaatttccaccaagataaacgaaatgtattattaggttttaattggttttgaaactcctagatcttttgagattcattgaactgttcaatggaatatttcaatctcgagtgtgcccttcaggttttgtgactgggatgccgaggatcacaaaacaaggtgtgaagtaaccatgcaaattacttggtaccctttagtgttcacccctcaatcgatgtgccggttaaccacacatgctccatcgatactatgataaacattaagttaccctttacctaccttgttaaatacgagttagtgtgccggttaaccacacacgctccactaaccgacttaaacaaagtgcaaagtgtaatttcatgaattagcaccttattcacattttcctaagtaactaagattgggtattattaagagtttagttacttagtatttatcattaatacttttaatgaagggataattctagtcctgtcaaacccgttcggctaacgaccctccaccagtcaagcaagcggtgggtgagagtggacactcattaagttgccattttataggcaacaaccttatacccaccttatagaccggcttcgtgaatgaggcgtactagcggtaagactgactgtactcttatacatatatatattattaacttttaatattataaagtataagggttgaattttaactctttaaaattctaagggctaacttggaattaaagtattcataagagaaaactttacaaatttcaaaacttgagggcaagttttgaaactattcaaaactaattaattccataacttatatgtttaaagtagttttaatccaaaaactcttcaagttccataacttgaggacaagttatggaagactttaaactaataaaagaattaatttttctttattttataacttttggaattaattaaggttacatattttattacttaatgaagtgactcttgaacctccataacttaaggacaagactcttcatctttgtaaccattgccaacttttatgagttttatgaaacttaaatttgacttttcatataacttgaggacaagttacaaaaacgcattttagaatcaactcttagattaatttggattgaaaacaactatttcactcaactttctattaatctaagcaactcataagaacaagataattcaaatcaaactttttcatgtaattagtctaaaccttaaactaatacaaaaattggattagcatgaacattaccacataaaaaacaagtttataagttcaaaaacatcttagggtaatgttcctagtccaattccagccaaaaaactcgaatttatgctgtctgggggtccaacttgtcgagtgcatgaaccaactcggcgagttggatcgatttgatcactttttaggcatggaatcgccgagtctcctgatggactcgccgagtctgatgatcagacagcaacaacttcgatttttttaagcagttttgcaagtataacaagaaaaccaccctaggctttgataccattgttgggttatgagcattctaacactcctaagtgtacatgcaaccctaaataccttggatctatgttttctctattatacatgcaaataagaacttccaaggtattatcctaatctagcatacaaaacaa
The genomic region above belongs to Lactuca sativa cultivar Salinas chromosome 4, Lsat_Salinas_v11, whole genome shotgun sequence and contains:
- the LOC111915301 gene encoding uncharacterized protein LOC111915301 is translated as MAYEHEDDEEVHTVNKTVGDDFLNKLSGKLSDDDEPNDGKDEKVVFPVHDENQAWDKMMPILGMKFANPMQLKLCLTNYVVKNGYDLWYEKSDHNRLLVKCCKGKKNKRNKGCPFRLWATWMSNERSFKIKSLIDNHNCSRVFKFGSIVTYKWTGQCRNAKRYAFKEIKGTLKEHYAKTWSYGEELRRTNPRSTVKMDVDAMPDGATYFSKFYVCLKGMKDGWIKGCRRVIGLDGCFLKGVCRVESKETWKWFVDLLLVDIGMGNGHGFTLISDQHKGLLEAVKERVPAAEHRQYARHICANFMKKFKGQQFSTLFWRAAASSTQAKFEQHMNEIKKIEPLAYDHLMEKDPKTWSKAFFQTDRACDAYENGVSESFNSIIAAARKRPLITMLEEIRIYVMERLCIQKSNGSSWGDLNICPTIRLKLSKIKTLQRFWRVVPSGYQQFEVRLLQDAYDAAILNLNRDPEDYVSPWLTTTMFCNAYLYTINPLNGSDMWPDVDYIKPLSPKMRRMPGRPSTKRKSDQIENELKGNKHTVSKRGIAMRCNICRESGHNKEKCPQKPIGESSNPKSKSKNKKANKKGKVKVELNQEVDLESDSDSEVQREPDSEVESYEVDFEEGNHTYGDVDQPEVEAEEQVEVGGVEKQVEVGGVEEQVEVEEHVEALVEVEVEEGEYRAGDVDQVEQVEVEVIQDPVGQDDQGQTAVQDPVEEEHMMEVPAFQVLQGKRRRKALERITKI